One window of the Chryseobacterium sp. CY350 genome contains the following:
- a CDS encoding DinB family protein, producing MDTPKSNKLDIIVPAFRGHSQNFLMVLDGISEEDALKRIEGRTNHIIWMIGNFLDMRFAMGKVLGVEEEFEFKEYFSQGKALDEGFNYPTLDQLKKSFHQISPLVYNKLLEVTDADLDQDFPMGMNIEFFTETVLNFVGMCIGREDYLCGQIGLMRRILGYEGMKYEFDENIKY from the coding sequence ATGGATACACCAAAATCAAACAAGCTAGACATTATCGTTCCCGCGTTTCGCGGTCACAGCCAGAATTTTCTGATGGTTCTTGACGGTATTTCTGAAGAAGATGCTTTAAAAAGGATCGAAGGAAGAACCAACCATATTATCTGGATGATTGGGAATTTTCTTGATATGCGATTCGCTATGGGAAAAGTTTTAGGAGTTGAAGAAGAATTTGAATTCAAAGAATATTTTTCTCAAGGTAAAGCACTTGATGAGGGTTTCAATTATCCCACACTCGATCAGCTCAAAAAAAGTTTTCACCAGATTTCTCCTTTGGTTTATAACAAATTATTAGAAGTAACTGATGCAGATTTAGATCAAGATTTTCCGATGGGAATGAATATCGAATTCTTTACTGAAACCGTTCTGAATTTTGTCGGAATGTGCATCGGCCGTGAAGATTACCTCTGCGGACAAATCGGATTGATGCGCAGAATTCTTGGTTATGAAGGAATGAAATACGAATTCGATGAAAATATAAAGTATTAA
- a CDS encoding VOC family protein: protein MMNVQYIYVNLPVKDISKTKEFWTNLGFGINEEISNENAVCVNLNENMFVMFLTEEFFQTFSERPVPNGDTTQVLVAIGMSSREEVDNVVNAAVANGATQHEEAQDHGWMYQNSFWDINGHGWNVMFTDISQMPTL, encoded by the coding sequence ATGATGAATGTACAATATATTTATGTAAATCTTCCTGTAAAGGATATTTCGAAAACAAAAGAATTCTGGACGAATCTCGGATTTGGAATCAATGAAGAAATATCGAACGAGAATGCTGTTTGTGTTAATTTAAATGAAAATATGTTTGTTATGTTTTTAACGGAAGAATTCTTCCAGACTTTTTCTGAAAGACCCGTTCCGAACGGCGACACTACTCAGGTTTTGGTTGCAATCGGTATGAGCAGCCGCGAGGAAGTCGATAACGTTGTGAATGCAGCAGTGGCAAATGGAGCCACTCAACATGAGGAAGCGCAGGATCATGGGTGGATGTATCAAAATTCTTTTTGGGACATCAACGGGCATGGTTGGAATGTGATGTTTACCGACATTTCACAAATGCCAACTCTGTAG
- a CDS encoding VOC family protein, giving the protein MMQTATENGGSKYSEPRDHGWMYQSAFADPDGHQWEVMYGDVSQIPSQ; this is encoded by the coding sequence ATGATGCAAACAGCGACCGAAAATGGAGGCTCAAAATACAGCGAGCCAAGAGATCACGGCTGGATGTATCAAAGTGCATTCGCAGATCCCGACGGTCATCAGTGGGAAGTGATGTACGGAGATGTTTCTCAAATTCCTTCACAATAA
- a CDS encoding VOC family protein, translated as MEITDIYVNLPVKDVRKTREFWTKLGFSINEQFSDEKAICVVMKENHIYTMFLQEEFFKTFTDRPIANGKTTNSFSNRR; from the coding sequence ATGGAAATCACAGATATTTATGTCAATCTTCCCGTAAAAGATGTCCGGAAAACAAGAGAATTCTGGACGAAATTAGGCTTTTCTATCAACGAACAGTTTTCTGATGAAAAAGCAATTTGTGTGGTTATGAAAGAAAATCATATATACACCATGTTCCTTCAGGAAGAATTTTTCAAAACATTCACCGACCGACCGATTGCAAACGGAAAAACCACAAACTCTTTTAGCAATCGGCGTTAA
- a CDS encoding Crp/Fnr family transcriptional regulator, producing MSNKVFEVYSDFPFFFEEELAEIFLAHEKVVFRKGDFILEEGKTANEYFILEKGLARSFVNDFNGNDVTTHFFVENEIIIEVSSLFQRIPTQENIVCITDCVCQKIDFDTFQNLYHKIQNLSEWGRAWMSNELFTYKQRSVEMFTLSATKRYLNLLQHKPHVIQFAPLKQIASYLGITDTSLSRIRKELVSHSRKV from the coding sequence ATGAGCAATAAAGTCTTTGAAGTATACTCAGATTTTCCCTTTTTCTTTGAAGAAGAGCTTGCCGAAATCTTTCTGGCTCACGAAAAAGTGGTTTTCAGGAAAGGAGATTTTATTCTCGAAGAAGGTAAAACGGCGAACGAATATTTTATTTTAGAAAAAGGTCTGGCAAGGTCGTTTGTTAATGATTTTAATGGTAATGATGTAACCACACATTTTTTTGTTGAAAATGAAATTATTATCGAGGTGTCGTCACTTTTTCAGAGAATTCCAACACAGGAAAATATCGTCTGCATCACCGATTGCGTTTGTCAAAAAATTGATTTTGATACTTTCCAGAATTTATATCACAAAATACAAAATCTCAGCGAATGGGGAAGAGCCTGGATGTCAAACGAACTTTTCACCTATAAACAGAGGTCTGTGGAGATGTTTACACTCTCGGCTACCAAAAGATACCTCAATCTTTTACAACATAAACCGCATGTTATACAATTTGCCCCTTTAAAGCAAATCGCTTCTTATCTGGGTATTACAGATACTTCACTGAGCAGAATCCGCAAAGAACTGGTTTCTCATTCCAGAAAAGTATAA
- a CDS encoding DUF763 domain-containing protein → MKRSGTATLPLHYGKVPPWLYERMATLGLSIVEVMLADYGKNEVLRRLADPFWFQSFGAVMGMDWHSSGITTSVMGSLKRSINPNSKELGIYICGGKGRFSKETPNELLLIADKTGLNGTELVRASKLSAKVDNTAIQDGYQLYLHNFIVSDEGNWAVVQQGMNDADGTARRYHWHSENMESFVDEPHKGIQGINRGNILNLTAHEAKDSRKGILEISHTNSEKIMQDFANLILPAHHDVRASDVDLKKLGTLLYMTRENQPENFEELLLLKGVGPRTLQSLALVSEVIHGAPSRFRDPARFSFAHGGKDGHPFPVPINVYDDTISILQKGIEKSKLGNSDKLQSVNKLHTIIAEAEKNFKPNFDINDVIEEERQNSWRFGGKTVSGDAEKPSKPKPIQLSLF, encoded by the coding sequence ATGAAACGCTCCGGAACCGCAACATTACCTCTACATTACGGCAAAGTACCGCCTTGGCTCTACGAAAGAATGGCCACGCTTGGGCTTTCAATTGTAGAAGTGATGTTGGCTGATTACGGAAAAAATGAAGTTCTAAGAAGATTGGCAGATCCGTTTTGGTTTCAGAGTTTCGGTGCAGTGATGGGGATGGATTGGCATTCTTCAGGAATAACTACCTCAGTAATGGGCTCTTTGAAACGCAGCATCAATCCCAATTCTAAAGAACTCGGAATTTATATCTGTGGCGGAAAAGGTAGGTTTTCCAAAGAAACCCCGAATGAACTTCTCCTTATCGCCGACAAAACGGGTTTAAATGGAACTGAATTGGTTCGGGCAAGTAAACTTTCTGCAAAGGTTGACAATACGGCGATTCAGGATGGTTATCAGTTGTATCTGCACAATTTTATAGTTTCCGATGAAGGCAATTGGGCTGTCGTGCAACAAGGAATGAATGATGCTGACGGAACGGCAAGACGTTACCATTGGCATTCAGAAAATATGGAATCATTTGTCGACGAACCGCACAAAGGTATTCAGGGGATCAATCGCGGAAATATTTTAAATTTAACAGCCCACGAAGCCAAGGACAGCCGAAAAGGGATTCTGGAAATTTCTCATACCAACTCAGAGAAAATCATGCAGGATTTTGCGAATCTTATTTTGCCGGCTCATCACGACGTGCGCGCTTCTGATGTTGATCTGAAAAAACTGGGTACACTTTTGTACATGACCAGAGAAAATCAACCCGAAAATTTTGAGGAATTGCTTTTGTTAAAAGGTGTTGGTCCGCGAACGTTGCAAAGTCTGGCTTTGGTGAGCGAGGTCATTCATGGTGCGCCGTCCAGATTTAGAGATCCAGCGAGATTTTCCTTTGCACATGGCGGAAAAGACGGCCATCCTTTTCCGGTTCCGATCAACGTTTATGATGACACGATTTCTATTTTACAGAAAGGAATTGAAAAATCTAAGCTGGGAAATTCAGATAAATTACAGTCAGTCAATAAGCTTCATACCATTATTGCGGAGGCCGAGAAAAATTTTAAACCTAATTTCGATATCAATGATGTCATTGAAGAAGAACGTCAGAACTCGTGGAGGTTTGGTGGAAAAACTGTATCCGGAGACGCGGAAAAACCTTCTAAACCAAAACCAATTCAGCTTTCTTTGTTTTAA
- a CDS encoding YitT family protein yields MSSATKHGPLFTISDIIYLVLGVISASFALKSFLVPNHFLDGGVTGISLLLYEVYHWNLGITLFILNIPFIVLAYFQIGKHFAIRSSLTILLIALTMYFVPFPELTHDKLLVAMFGGFFLGIGIGLSMRGGGTFDGMEVLALLTFKKCSFSITEIILGMNVIIFIIAAKFLKVDTALYAIVTYLVASQITKYVIEGIEAYTGVTIVSGNSEEIKKALVLTMNRGITVYKGERGFMKESFEQSSDADIIFTIVTRLEVRKLQNIVRAIDPKAFIFTQTVREPQGGIVKEIIKH; encoded by the coding sequence ATGAGCTCAGCAACCAAACATGGCCCCTTATTTACTATTTCAGATATTATTTATTTGGTATTAGGAGTAATTTCTGCAAGTTTTGCGTTAAAATCTTTTCTCGTTCCCAATCACTTTTTAGACGGCGGCGTTACCGGAATTTCACTTTTATTATACGAAGTCTATCATTGGAATTTAGGCATAACGTTGTTTATTTTAAATATTCCTTTTATCGTTCTTGCTTATTTTCAGATCGGAAAACATTTTGCGATCAGAAGCAGTCTTACGATTCTTTTAATTGCGCTGACAATGTATTTTGTGCCTTTTCCTGAACTCACGCATGACAAACTTTTGGTTGCGATGTTCGGCGGTTTCTTTTTGGGAATCGGAATAGGACTTTCCATGCGTGGTGGCGGAACTTTTGATGGAATGGAAGTTTTAGCATTATTAACTTTCAAGAAATGCAGTTTCAGTATAACCGAAATCATTTTAGGAATGAATGTCATTATCTTCATTATTGCTGCAAAATTCTTGAAAGTGGACACGGCTTTATATGCGATTGTGACGTATCTGGTTGCAAGTCAGATCACAAAATACGTGATCGAAGGAATTGAAGCTTACACTGGCGTAACCATCGTTTCAGGAAACAGTGAAGAAATTAAAAAAGCTTTAGTTTTAACGATGAACAGAGGAATTACAGTGTATAAAGGCGAGCGAGGATTTATGAAAGAATCTTTTGAACAAAGCTCCGATGCCGATATTATTTTTACCATTGTAACTCGATTGGAGGTGAGAAAGTTGCAGAATATCGTTCGGGCAATCGATCCGAAAGCATTTATTTTTACCCAAACCGTAAGAGAACCGCAAGGCGGAATTGTGAAAGAAATTATTAAACATTAA
- a CDS encoding HD domain-containing protein produces MEYEKLNTIILKRLKEHLPEHLSYHSVMHVKDVIDSVEKIAKSEKVNDEDLVLLKTAALFHDTGFLYGSKEHEAKSCEIAEEYLSEYGYSQEQTEKIKGMIMATKIPQTPYNHLEQILADADLDYLGRDDFFVIGDKLFEELSMFGIVNSERDWNLLQEKFLESHHYFTETAIKSRDQKKQENLNIIKTKLKNY; encoded by the coding sequence ATGGAATACGAAAAATTAAATACCATAATATTAAAACGGCTGAAGGAACACCTTCCGGAGCATTTGTCATATCACAGCGTAATGCATGTGAAAGACGTGATCGATTCTGTCGAAAAAATTGCAAAATCAGAAAAAGTTAATGATGAAGATTTAGTTTTGCTAAAAACGGCGGCATTATTTCATGATACCGGATTTTTGTATGGTTCAAAAGAGCATGAGGCAAAATCATGCGAAATCGCTGAAGAATATCTTTCCGAGTACGGATATTCTCAGGAACAGACTGAGAAAATAAAAGGAATGATCATGGCGACAAAAATTCCGCAGACGCCGTATAATCATTTAGAACAGATATTGGCTGATGCAGATCTGGATTATCTCGGCAGAGATGATTTTTTTGTGATCGGAGATAAATTATTCGAAGAACTATCTATGTTCGGAATCGTTAATTCTGAGCGTGACTGGAATTTGCTGCAGGAAAAATTCCTGGAAAGTCATCATTATTTTACAGAAACGGCCATCAAAAGCCGCGATCAGAAAAAACAGGAAAATCTGAACATTATTAAAACAAAACTAAAAAACTACTGA
- a CDS encoding adenylate/guanylate cyclase domain-containing protein codes for MKKNLLFKFLFSVFILLQTFCFAQNSAEKPRILTHKEIKNGAKIDEASKFFAGDNPDFALPQFDDSAWKHVSFNSKKVYSWNPVNYNSKNNSKKEQIYWVRYYFKIDSASINESLCFDVTQLGASEIYLNGKKIESIGKIGNEKTREFRIKNRIPELFTLDNTKVNVLAIRFLPVVGSKKKTVNLSPFAISVEIVSANELIRSKTEMVQYFNFYTMLFCGIFGALGFIHLLLFIFYRKAIYNLYFSTYNFSISLMSYLVLLFSEMRDPLDLDSYTFLSFLALMAFATSLTGFVNTLFGRTKIRLKVMLIISALLFVIYYFNVPSAASLAFFYLSFVAFESFYLIVRAMIRREKSAFIVGGGVLVFFLFIVLVIIFIFLNKLNTIQISEEMGDDFIGYVLILIFISFPISISAYLGWQFASTNLSLVKQLDEVNRLSDINLKQEQEKQQILQDQNDLLEKQVDERTFELQKEKQKTENLLLNILPHEVAEELKENGSSEAKYYDEVSVLFTDFVNFTQSSEKMGAEKMLVELNECFTAFDMIMEKHGLEKIKTIGDAYLAVCGLPIKNENHAHQTVLVALDIINFIEERKKTHPEALDIRIGINSGSLIAGIVGVKKFAYDIWGDTVNTAARMEQNSEKGKINISESTYQLVKNKVHCEYRGKIHTKGKGEMDMYFAIETKDI; via the coding sequence ATGAAAAAAAATCTACTCTTCAAGTTTTTATTTTCTGTATTTATTCTCTTGCAAACATTTTGTTTTGCACAGAATTCTGCTGAAAAGCCTCGGATTCTGACTCACAAAGAAATTAAAAACGGCGCAAAAATAGATGAAGCCAGCAAATTTTTCGCTGGCGATAATCCTGATTTTGCTTTACCTCAATTTGACGATTCTGCATGGAAACATGTAAGCTTTAATTCTAAAAAAGTTTATTCGTGGAATCCTGTCAATTATAACTCTAAAAATAATTCAAAAAAAGAGCAAATTTACTGGGTTCGGTACTATTTTAAAATAGATTCTGCATCTATAAACGAGTCTTTATGTTTTGATGTTACTCAGCTTGGTGCTTCCGAGATTTACCTTAACGGGAAAAAAATTGAAAGCATCGGTAAAATTGGGAACGAAAAAACAAGAGAATTTAGAATAAAAAACAGAATTCCGGAATTATTTACCTTAGACAATACCAAAGTAAATGTTTTAGCTATCAGATTTTTACCTGTAGTTGGAAGCAAAAAAAAGACCGTCAATTTGAGTCCTTTTGCAATAAGTGTAGAGATTGTGTCAGCTAATGAATTGATTAGATCTAAAACAGAAATGGTGCAGTATTTCAACTTTTACACTATGCTGTTTTGCGGAATTTTTGGCGCGTTAGGATTTATTCATCTATTGTTGTTTATTTTTTACAGAAAAGCAATTTACAATCTGTATTTCTCTACCTACAATTTTTCGATTTCTTTGATGAGCTACCTGGTACTGCTTTTTTCAGAAATGCGTGATCCGCTGGATCTCGATTCTTACACTTTTCTCTCTTTTCTTGCATTGATGGCATTTGCAACCTCACTCACAGGCTTTGTCAATACGTTATTCGGCAGAACAAAAATAAGGCTGAAAGTAATGCTGATCATCTCAGCTCTACTTTTTGTAATCTATTATTTCAATGTTCCTTCTGCCGCAAGTTTAGCATTTTTCTACCTTTCTTTTGTAGCTTTTGAATCTTTTTATTTAATCGTCAGAGCGATGATTAGAAGAGAGAAATCTGCCTTTATCGTGGGAGGTGGAGTGTTGGTCTTCTTCCTTTTTATTGTACTGGTTATCATTTTTATATTTTTAAATAAACTGAATACAATTCAGATAAGTGAGGAAATGGGAGACGATTTTATCGGTTATGTGCTGATCTTAATTTTCATCAGTTTTCCAATTTCAATTTCTGCGTATTTGGGTTGGCAATTTGCTTCAACCAATTTAAGTCTGGTTAAACAGTTGGATGAAGTCAACCGGCTCTCTGATATTAATTTAAAACAAGAACAGGAAAAACAGCAGATTCTTCAGGATCAAAATGATCTGCTTGAAAAACAGGTTGACGAACGCACCTTTGAGCTTCAAAAAGAAAAACAGAAAACAGAAAATTTACTGCTTAATATTCTTCCGCACGAGGTTGCCGAGGAATTAAAGGAAAATGGTTCGTCTGAAGCCAAATATTATGACGAAGTAAGTGTTTTGTTTACTGATTTTGTTAATTTTACCCAGAGTTCAGAGAAAATGGGTGCCGAGAAAATGTTGGTTGAGCTCAACGAATGTTTTACCGCATTTGATATGATCATGGAAAAGCATGGTTTAGAAAAAATAAAAACGATTGGTGATGCATATTTGGCTGTTTGTGGACTTCCAATTAAAAATGAGAATCACGCGCATCAAACGGTTTTGGTTGCTTTAGATATCATTAATTTTATTGAAGAAAGGAAAAAGACACATCCGGAAGCTCTTGATATCAGAATCGGGATCAATTCAGGTTCTTTGATTGCAGGAATTGTCGGTGTTAAAAAGTTCGCTTACGATATTTGGGGCGATACTGTAAACACGGCAGCCAGAATGGAGCAGAACAGTGAAAAAGGTAAAATAAATATTTCAGAATCAACGTATCAATTGGTGAAAAATAAAGTGCATTGCGAATACAGGGGTAAAATTCACACCAAAGGTAAAGGCGAAATGGATATGTATTTTGCAATTGAAACTAAGGATATTTAA
- a CDS encoding adenylate/guanylate cyclase domain-containing protein, translating into MKNIFTSFLIFVSLFSGVSFVKAQDSKEILELKNKLAENSDEEEKQEVRRKIIAAYLNEKKFDSVIVYTNKMLPFYERMNDRAKIGNIELNLVANYHTLNQKGSAFLHFEKAEKYYKDLTLENKVRLNNIGAILQYSNENYSKSIFFFNRNISLYKNGEKVNKQKIDENYNSLISLYYYTKNDYANTFNITNEYLKFTEKEFPEKLADVHTQLGIIYWGVGFNKKSISHYEKAIQLYEKQKGKESYIYAIKNTLGANYMKLKDFDEAKKNAQEAINYFKTQDNVSALSTSYNLLSHIAFEEKKFSDSKDYILKAINIVPDSSQTNLYNKAYLGTIKFKILMQKDSLNIKTDPAKYKELQNITKELSDNFEKIELKKDNVSSGLLLHNYNILADAYGMLGDYDKAYYYLDKTMKQQEKSYSVEKIKALSEVQGEQQLNDERLRIQLVEETKRIQLQKEIELKALRFEYEKKHAAAKTEEERKRLALEEDLKRKEIQFKFDEEQKAVALKYSQEKNIARINQEKKDAVAKADLESSKNQKNMWAVGAGLSLLLLGFAVFSYNQKRKDNRKIAEEKLKSDNLLLNILPHEIAEELKEKGKTSAKHFDEVSVLFTDFVNFTANSERTGVQEVLNELNVCFTEFDRIMDKYGLEKIKTIGDAYLAVSGLPLSNGKHAKNAVSASLEILSYIQQRKQENPNALDIRIGIHSGPVIAGIVGVKKFAYDIWGDTVNTAARMEQNSKPGKVNISEATYRLIKEDFTFESRGKIETKGKGAMEMYFVNQA; encoded by the coding sequence TTGAAAAATATATTTACCTCTTTTTTAATTTTCGTTTCTCTGTTTTCGGGAGTTAGTTTTGTAAAAGCACAAGATTCTAAAGAGATTTTGGAATTGAAAAATAAGCTGGCGGAAAATTCTGACGAAGAGGAAAAACAGGAAGTTCGTAGAAAAATAATTGCAGCGTATTTAAATGAAAAAAAATTTGACAGTGTCATTGTATATACGAATAAGATGCTGCCATTCTATGAGAGAATGAATGATCGCGCCAAAATCGGAAATATAGAATTAAATTTAGTTGCAAATTATCATACTCTTAATCAGAAAGGTTCAGCATTTTTACATTTCGAAAAAGCAGAGAAATACTATAAAGATCTGACTTTAGAAAATAAAGTTCGTCTCAATAATATTGGTGCGATTTTGCAGTATAGCAATGAAAATTATTCGAAATCAATATTTTTTTTTAACAGGAATATTTCGCTTTATAAAAATGGTGAAAAAGTCAACAAACAAAAAATTGATGAGAACTACAATTCGTTGATATCATTATATTATTACACAAAAAATGACTACGCAAATACATTCAACATTACTAATGAATATCTAAAATTTACCGAAAAAGAATTTCCAGAAAAGTTAGCAGACGTTCATACTCAGTTGGGAATTATATATTGGGGTGTAGGATTTAATAAGAAAAGTATCAGCCATTATGAAAAGGCGATACAGCTTTATGAAAAGCAAAAAGGGAAAGAAAGCTACATTTATGCAATCAAAAATACATTGGGCGCCAATTATATGAAGTTGAAGGATTTTGATGAAGCTAAAAAGAATGCGCAGGAAGCTATCAATTATTTTAAAACACAAGATAATGTTTCAGCACTTTCCACGTCCTACAATCTTTTATCTCATATTGCATTTGAAGAAAAAAAGTTTTCTGATTCTAAAGATTATATCCTGAAAGCCATAAATATTGTTCCGGATTCTTCTCAAACAAATCTTTACAATAAAGCCTATTTAGGAACAATTAAGTTTAAAATTTTGATGCAAAAGGACAGTCTGAATATAAAAACAGATCCGGCCAAATACAAGGAGCTTCAAAATATAACTAAAGAATTATCTGATAACTTTGAAAAAATTGAGCTGAAAAAAGATAACGTGAGCTCAGGATTGCTTTTGCACAATTATAATATTCTGGCAGATGCTTACGGAATGTTGGGCGATTATGATAAGGCTTATTATTACTTAGATAAGACGATGAAGCAGCAAGAGAAGTCTTACAGCGTTGAAAAAATAAAAGCATTATCCGAGGTTCAGGGAGAACAGCAACTTAATGATGAAAGACTTAGAATTCAGCTAGTTGAAGAAACCAAACGGATTCAGCTACAAAAAGAAATAGAACTAAAAGCACTCCGATTTGAATATGAGAAAAAACATGCCGCAGCAAAAACCGAGGAAGAACGAAAAAGATTGGCTCTGGAAGAAGATTTAAAAAGAAAGGAAATTCAGTTTAAATTTGATGAAGAGCAAAAAGCTGTAGCTTTAAAATATTCTCAGGAAAAAAATATTGCCAGAATCAATCAGGAAAAAAAAGACGCTGTTGCAAAAGCAGATTTGGAAAGTTCTAAAAACCAGAAAAATATGTGGGCTGTGGGAGCAGGACTTTCACTTCTATTATTAGGTTTTGCGGTATTTTCATACAATCAGAAAAGAAAAGATAACAGAAAAATTGCCGAGGAGAAACTAAAATCTGATAATCTTCTTTTAAATATTCTGCCTCACGAAATTGCTGAAGAATTGAAGGAAAAAGGAAAAACTAGTGCAAAACATTTCGATGAAGTATCGGTTTTGTTTACAGATTTTGTCAACTTTACGGCAAATTCTGAACGAACTGGCGTTCAGGAAGTGCTGAATGAACTGAATGTCTGTTTTACAGAATTCGACAGGATCATGGATAAATATGGACTGGAAAAAATAAAAACCATTGGTGATGCATATTTGGCAGTGAGCGGTTTGCCGCTTTCTAATGGGAAGCACGCAAAAAACGCGGTGAGTGCAAGTTTGGAAATTCTTTCTTATATTCAACAGCGGAAACAGGAAAATCCAAATGCTTTGGATATTAGGATTGGAATTCACTCAGGTCCTGTAATCGCCGGAATTGTAGGGGTGAAAAAATTCGCCTATGATATTTGGGGAGATACGGTAAATACGGCTGCAAGAATGGAGCAGAATAGCAAACCAGGAAAGGTGAATATTTCTGAGGCAACATATCGGTTAATAAAAGAAGATTTTACCTTTGAGTCTCGCGGAAAAATAGAAACTAAGGGTAAAGGTGCAATGGAGATGTATTTTGTAAATCAGGCTTAA
- the tpx gene encoding thiol peroxidase — translation MSTITFKGNPVHTIGDLPAVGNTAQEFTMVSGDLSEKNLADYTGKRVVLNIFPSIDTGICAASARKFNEEASALDNTVVINVSRDLPFALSRFCAAEGLNNVETLSDFRGNFGEDYGVTITDSPFKGLLSRAVVVLDENTNVIYTEQVPEIAQEPNYEAAIASLK, via the coding sequence ATGTCTACAATTACATTTAAAGGAAACCCGGTACACACTATTGGAGATCTTCCCGCAGTAGGAAACACAGCTCAGGAATTTACGATGGTTTCGGGAGATTTATCTGAAAAAAATCTTGCAGATTACACGGGTAAAAGAGTTGTTCTGAATATTTTCCCAAGCATTGATACAGGAATCTGTGCTGCATCAGCAAGAAAATTTAACGAAGAAGCTTCAGCACTTGATAATACAGTAGTTATTAATGTTTCAAGAGATTTACCTTTTGCACTATCGAGATTTTGTGCTGCTGAAGGATTAAATAACGTAGAAACTTTATCAGATTTCAGAGGGAATTTTGGTGAAGATTATGGCGTTACTATTACAGATTCTCCATTTAAAGGTCTTTTGAGCAGAGCGGTTGTGGTCTTAGATGAAAATACCAATGTAATCTACACAGAGCAAGTTCCTGAAATTGCACAAGAGCCTAATTATGAAGCGGCTATCGCATCGTTGAAGTAA